TCGTGCTAAAGATGGCGAAATTCAAAAGAACTTTGCAGAGCGTTATGGTATCGACATGAAAGAAATTTTTGAAGATTATTATAAAGCAGATGCAAATGCACCACAAGGTGATGGAGGTGAACCAGCAGGAACGCCAAAACCAGCAACCACTGAGGACGATTTGTTAAGCTAAAAAAGTAAAGAACAAAACACTTATAAAATAGTGGGCGTTCCTTTTTACAATACTACAAGGTTTTTAAGTAAACCTTGCAGCACCGTAAAAAGTCAGGCTTTCACTACTCGCTCCCTCCTAAGGTCGGGGAGCTCAAACAGGCCGTTCAATCCTTAACGCGGGATTATACCAAAGGCCAGTTTTTAAAACAGATGTTACTTTAAAATAGCCAAATGAAATCATTACATATCATCATTATTTTATCTGCTTTTATCACCTTAACATCTTTTAAAACTAAAGCTACTTTTCAATCTAACACAAATTATACAATAACAAGTATCAACCCAAATCAGGATGATAAGGCTTTTATTGGTAAGTGGATTCAAAATAGTCATTCACCAGCCGCTAAAAAATATAGAGCTAGTTCTATTCTCGAAATTGATTTCAAAAAAGATTATACCGCTCATTTTTTAATTTCCAAAGGCGATGAAATTAAAACTATTGTAGGGGCTTGGAGTACAAAAGAAACTGAGAGTTCCATAAAAATAATGGGGCTAAACGCTAATTTAGAAAACGGTGTTATTCTTGAATATATAGCAAATGGCAAAGATTTGAGCGTAATTCATTTATCCAAAGGTATCAGTGATGGAAAAATGTTATTAGAGTCAGGCGATGTCATTTTTGAAAAAACATCAAAATAAACAATCTGTAAAAGATTCATATTTAATTAAAATAAATGTCAATAAACCAAATAGTTACACCATTAGACTCTGCCATTCTAGATTCCAAAGAGCAGTATGTCTTTTATCATAAAATGGTCGACTTTGTTTTTAAAGAACTTATAGTTGCCGTACAAAGGCAAAAACTTTGTAACGAGCAAGAAATACAGTTATTCAAGCAATATTCAGATTTACTATTATATTCCATCGAAGCCATGCGTATCAAATACATGTATGATGATGAAGATAATATGAAGGTCGATTTAACCGAGTCTGGTTTTCCAAATTATTTAGAATTTAGGTACCTGTTTAACGATCTCGAATTGCGTCAAGAATATCTAGAAAAGCTAACACCGATAGCAACTCTAAAAGAAGATTTTTTAAACACCTTAATGCACAAAAAACAACCAATTTCTAAACGAAAGTTGTTTCAAGCGGCATCTATTGTGTATTATTCTTCAGTAAAGAAAGAATATATTTTTAATCGTTTTGTACAAGGTAAAATATTGGGTGCACCGCAAAACTCGATAGCTGATTTACTAATAAGTTGGTCGTTTTTCGATGTATCCTTAAACAGACCATTTATCTGTTTTATGTATTTTAATTATGATGGCAGCCGAATAAACGATTATAAAGATGAAATTTACGAGGTCTTAAAAACCACATCAGATCGTAAAATGTCGTTAGATACTATGGCGTATACCATAGATAGGAAATTACCAAAGGTATCACCAAAACTTATAAAGCGTGTTGATTTAGGTCCAATACACAACGTATTTGCAAAAGATGAAAATTTAGTAACCCATACTATTTTAGAATCTATTGGTAAAAAGGAAATTCCCTTAGAATCTTATGCCATTTCTTTAGAAATAGATGAAGTTGCATCTGGAAGTGAATTTAAAGAAGGTAGTTTTTTTAGCAAGCAAACCCTTCAAAAATGGGATACGGTATTTAAACAAAAATACATTTTCGCACCACACCGAATTATTCAATTATTATACAATAAAACGCCAGAGTTATTAAATGGTTTAGCGAAAGCACCTTTTGAAGTCTCAAGTTTAAAAATAGATATTAAAAAATAAAAAAGTATACAGTCGCAGTATTCAGTAGGCAGTCATAGCGTATTTGAATATGAAGGAGGAAAAAAGTATAAAGTAGAAGAATTGAAATAAAATGAGTTTTAAAACATTATTGGCTTATCAAAAAGGATTCGATTTAGCGATGGAAATATTTCATCTCACTAAAAGCTTTCCTAATTCTGAGCAATATGTTTTAATTTCTCAAATAGTCAGATCAAGTCGATCGGTATGTTCAAATATTGCTGAGGGTTATAGAAAACGCCAGTATGAAAACATTTTAAAAGTAAACTATCCGATGCGGATAGTGAAAATTCCGAAACACAATTATGGCTCGATTTTGCATTAGCTTGCGATTATATTTCAAAAGAAAAAAGACAAGAATTACAATATAAAAGTGAAGAAATAGGGAAACTCATTAATTACATGATGAAAAACCCAGAAAAGTTTAACTAAAAAAAGCAGAGAATATTTAAAGAAAGATTAGATACCAATACGTTAATACAGAGAACTGTTTTAAGGAGTATTAGTGACTGATTACTGAAAACTGAATACTGCGAACTAAAAAAATGGAACACAACTCAACTTTCCCGATAAAACTTACCGAACTCGATATGCTTCGTGACGAGGCTTCATCATACTTAAAAAGTGTGCAATGGGAGCAAGGCTCAAGAGCGAAAAATAAAGATAAGGATGCTAAAGACGAATCTATTTTACTCTATTTATCTAGAGCAAATAGCGGTTCTTCGGTAGAGATTACCTCGGTTTCTAAAACGATTTTAGCCTTAAAAAAGCGATTATTACCCGATTCTGTAGCACTTCCTATTCATTTAAATCAAACTCTTTATGCTGTGCAAGAAGGGATTACTTTGGGTATTTGGATTAAGGATAGTTATTATGATGCTTCGGGATTATCTAGTTTAAACGAAAATAAATCGGCTTTAGATTCTAACGGAAAACGTGAGTTCGAAAGTAAAATGCATACCGCAACGGCATTCATGTTATTTTCAACTGCTTATAAAATCCTAAACGATTTAAAACCTTTTGCTTCAGACGATTTATCGGTTATGAAACAGAAATTTGCTGGTATTCCAGAGGTTTCATTGTTATCACCTTTAAAAGGATTTGCTTGTAGTTTGTTTTATTTTGATAAATATCTTGGACATCCAGAAATTGTAAAGTCTGATAAAGATGTTATCGATTTTACTGTTGTGTATTTTGATGCTTTAATTGGCGAAATTCAACTTAGAAAAAGTAGTTTAGAGTATACAGAAACCATTGAAGATAGAACGTATAAACTAGAAAAATCGGAGTTTGCTATATCTGGCTGGAATAATGTGTTTTCGGGAACTGCCAAAAGTATAGAATTCAACAAAATAAAATTTGAACAAATTGTAGGTAATCGAGATGCGAAACACTTTGCGCGTCGTTTAACAGAGCGTATGCTGAGTTACGATTTTACCGCAAAAAAGAATCCGTTTCAGGAACTTGGTGGGTTTATGCCGGTTTTTATGGGCTACGGAATTCCTGGTACAGGAAAAAGTATGCTTATTGCAGCTATTGCAACTCGACTAAAAGAGCATTGTGATAATTTAGAAATCCCGTTTTTGTTTCATCCTATGCCAGATACTTTAATTTCCACTTTTCAAGGTGGATCGGCAGAAAAAATGGTAGAATGGATGAAACCGATGCAAGATCCTGCAAAATTGATTTTTGCACCTATTGATGATGCCGAAAACAATTTACAAGAGCGTACAGCTCAAGGTGTATCTGCAGGTGTAAAAGAAGTTATTGGCGTGTTTTTACGCTATACAGAAGGCGCTTATGCGGTAAATTACGGTAACAGTTCTATTGGTTTGTTTACCAATTTACCCGAAATGTTAGATAAGGCCGTGATTTCTCGTGTACAAGGTCGTTTTAAAATTGATGGGGCCCGAACGGAACACGATTTTTTAGATCAAGATTACATTTGGTGGAATAAACTAAACCAATCTTTACCCGATTTTGTAAATATGGAAAACCCTGAAAGTTATAAGTATTTAAGCGATCAAGGGCTTTCTAAAAATATGGGTGAAATATTAAACACATCTAGTAAACCTAGTGAAGCTAGAGTGCATGCTATTTGCGATAAGGTGGAAGCTAAATTTAAAAGTAACGAGCATTTGTTTTATGCCAATTTGTATCAAGAAATGCAAAAGGCTTTCCCGTTCTTTTCATCTCGTGATGTTAGAAATATTCAGTCTGCTATTTCTTTACGTCTTACCGATTTTGATTTAGAAGAAAGCTGGTTTGAAAACCCTGAAACTTATTTCAAACAAGATTACAACACCAAGTTTAATATGCTTCAGGAAGTTATGAAAGGGAATATGAAAGGTTTAGATTTTTCTGAAATTAGACGTCAGGAAGTGGTACGCTATTTAGATAACGTTGCCACTATTGCCGATACCGATTTTAAACGCAAAGTAGACGCTAGAGTAAACCAAATAAATATAGAAACCGCAGCAAGAAAAACCTTCGAGAATGGCATCTAAAAGATTAAAAAATATAAAAAGCACGTTGCTTTCTGATAATTATTACATCCTTAAAAAATTAAGTTTCGATTATTTAATGACTAACGGTACTTGGGTTAACCAAATGCGCGAAGTTTACGATAGAGGAGACGGGGCGGGAATTTTACTTTACAATACCGAAAAACAGACGGTTATTTTAACCAAACAGTTCCGAATGCCTACGTATCAAAATGATAATAAGGACGGTTTTTTGGTAGAAATTACTGCTGGGATGTTGGATAAAGATAACCCGGAAGACTGTATTATTAGAGAAACCGAAGAGGAAGTGGGTTACCGTATAAATAAAGTAACCAAAGTTTATGAAGCGTATACATCGCCTGGTGTAATGACCGAGAAAATGCATTTTTTTATCGCGGAGTATACCGATGATATGAAGGTGAGCGAAGGCGGCGGTGTAGAAACTGAAACTGAAGATATTGAAGTGCTAGAATTACCCATTAAAGAAGCGATAGAGATGCTTAATAACGGTGAAATTCAGGATATGCGGACTATTGTTTTGTTGCAGTATGCTATTATTAATGGATTGGGTAAAAGGTAAAAAAAACTTGACTATTATTAAATTTAAGCCCAAGAAAAAAAATATGAAAACAAATACATTATTATTTACAGCATTAATTTCAATTTTAACTTTTAGTTCATGCAACGATGACGAAGACTCATCAACCGATCCTGATTTTTCTAATTTAATAGTTGGAATATGGGAAATCGATAAGCAATTATTAAATGACAATAATCTAGGTTTTGAAGATGAGTGTCAGGATATTGAGACAACTGAATTTAAAATGGATGGTACTTTTTATATAACAGAATTGGATCCAGTAGGAGAAGATTGTGTGGAGGCTAACCCATCTCTAGGAAATTGGACTATTCAGAATTCAACAATTACAATGAACTACTCTCAAGTTGGAGATTTAACTGTAGACGAAACTTATATTTTTGAGATTTTAGAATTGTCGGATTCTAATTTAAAAATAAAAACTGATTCAGTTGATATCGACGGCGATGGAGAAGCGGATGATTTTGAATTACAATATGTAAAATAAAATATTCCAAAATTTATTAATATTTCGGAACCTCAAATCAAAGTATACCATGAGTAACAATAAGCTCAAAGTATTAAAGAAATAAACATGCAAAAATTACTAGAAGCGAATTTATACCGAAGCGAACTCATTTCAGTGAGCGGGAAACTCGTCGAGCGTTACAATAAATGTTTGGTAAAGCTTGGTTTTTCGGAAACAAAATTAAAGTCTTTTCAAATTGATGGTATTGGTTGGAGCCCACAAGTAGCAGAAGAAAAGGGGGAAATAAATTACCTGAATAACGGTGAGGCAAATCCGCATGGTATTATAATTTCGCCTTTACAAAAAGGGAAACCGGTGTATTTACCGTTTCATACATTCGACAGAGAACTCATGAAATTTGTATTTAAAATTCATGGTGATAAAATTAAAGATATCACAAGAGATTGTGCGATTTGTTTAGATTTCGATCAAGGTATTGATGCGTTTTACGAGCCTTTAGATGTTTTAAAGTACAAAACGATAAACATCCATTTTCATTTAATTAACGATTTGCTTAACGTTCAAAAACAACAATGCGAACTGGTTGAAACCTTTAATAGAGATCAGAATTTTATAGACGAAAATATTCAGGCTGCTTTATTACAATCTGCTAAAAAACATGGTGATTTACGCGAGCGCGATTTAGACTTGCACGAACTTCAATACACCACGAGTTCGTTCTACACACGTGCTTTTGGTGGAGTTTATGTATTGCGCGATTTTATTACGCCTATTGTTGTTTTTGAAGATGAAACTTGGCATAAGGAAGCTATAAAAGATACTAATTACGATGTTTTAATATTTCATATTTCGCAGCCCGAACTTATGGTTAAGCTTCGTGATCATGTTATTATAGAATGCGATTTGGAAGAGGTTGTAAAAGACAAACGTTACGAACGCGTTAAAAAATACGAGATGGCATCGTATTTAAAAGATACACAACACCCTATAAAGGACATTTTAAACGACCCGATTTTATATAAAAGTTATTTAAATAAACTCGACATTAAAGCTCGTAAAAAAGTAATGAGTGTAGAGCGTTATTTAGAAAAGCTGGAAACGAGTAATCAATATAAAATTTCCGATATTGTAGATTCTAAAATGTACGAAGCACTGCACCAACCACATTCGTCTTTATCTGCCAAACATCAAGATTTAATTTGGATGCTTTTGGTAAATATTTCGCCCAGAGATGTATTGTTTATGTATTGGTTCGATAAAGAAGCATTTTACAGTAGTTTTGAAACTTGGGATGAATCCTTAAAAGATTGGGCTATAGAAACTATTAGTAACAATATTTAAAACAAATAGACTAACACTATAAATAAGCTTGTTCTTTTTCCGCGAAAGCGATATAAAATAGCATAAAAACAAACAAAAAATCATGACATTAGAACTTATAATCTTTATTGCAGCTATCCTTTTCGGAATTTTTATTTATTGGAGAGAATCTAGAAATAATGGATTTTATCGTTTTTTTAATAAGGTAATAAACTCTAAAGCCTTACAAATGAAACCTGAGGATAAAACGGGTTTTGTGTACAAGCAATCTTTTTTATTACGTTTGGTTTTTGTCGGTTTTCTGTTTTTAATAGGTATTGTAATTGTTCGTTTTTTAATTCCGATAGATGTAGCTACAATTTCTATATTTGCCTCTATGATAGTAGGTACTATAATTGGGACTTATTTGGCTAATTTCATTTTTAAATCTAGTGAAGTTATTGAAGAGCAAACGGATTCGCTTGAAGATATTATGCAAGATACTATTGAAAAAGGAAAGGATTTTATTGAAGATTTAACGAATAAAGATGATCTTGAAATAGAAGCTATTAAGCAAGAGCAGCCAAAAGTTGAAGAAAAAAGTGCACGTGAGAGGTTGAAAGATAAAGGACTGTTGTAGTATTTTTTGTTTTGAAAAACGAAACTTATATTATTTAAATAAAAGGAATTGTGATTAACGAGAAAGATACATTACTTAGAGAAATTCAACGTCTAACATTGCTCTTAAAAACATTAATTAGTAAAGTTGTAGACATTGAACCTAACGACATTGATGTTGCTGTTGAGGAGACTGATACGGTTTTAGAAAGTACTTTTGATTTATCTTTAAATGCTATTTCTATAATGTCTAATGATGATTTTAAAAGCGTAATTAAAGATCTAAATGAGGAACACGTTGAAAGATTAACAGAGCTTATTTTTGAAGTTTTGAAAAAGGCAAAGCAAACGGATAAAACAACTGGTTTTAACACCATAGAATTGATTAAAAAAAATATACTTTTGATTAACTTTTTAGATGAAAACTCCGATACGTTTTCAATGGAGAGAATGGCAATGAAAAACGTATTACAGCAAGGTTTATAATGGTTTCGCGCTAAGTGTAAACCAAAACAAAAAGAATAAAAATTTTACAATATAGAAATGATTAAAAATTATTGGAATAAAGGAAAAAAGCAAAAAACAGTAACCGTAGTTGGTTTTTTAGTTTTACTTATTTTATTATTTGTTTTACGTGACGATTACCAGCCGGCTTTACTATTTGTTAGAAAATACATTTTTGTTATTCTGCTTAGTGCCGTGGTTTTATTTTTTGGTTTACGCAAGTTTAGAAACTCGGTAAGTACAGGGGGTAGATTAGGTATGCTTGTTGTTTTAATAATATTTTTCGGAATATTATACGTGGTTGGATGGCAGTTTAAAATGTATGAATACATGAAGACTTACAACGTTTACAATAACCTAAACCGAATTGAAATTAACGAGTTGCCGCTAACACAAAACGAGCGTATACAACCTATGCGTAACGTGTATTCTATGGCAAACGAGAGTGTTGGTGAAACTAAAGATGTATCATTACCACATTTGGTTCGTGTTGGAACGGAAAATAAATGGACTATGGCCATACAACCCACTGAGAAATACAGATGGCAAGGTATGACGGATAATACGGAAGAGGTTTTTGCCGTGTCTAGTACAACACCATTTCCTCGTTTTTCTAGTGAAAATCGTATTCCTGTAACATTTTCTATTGGCGAGTCTTTAAAATTTAGCCGTAACACTTACAATGCCGTAGTGCAACGTTTCAATATTTTTCAATTATTTACCATGGAACCTAGCGATACCTACTACATGAAAAATGATGCTGGTAAATGGGTAGAAGTCGTTAGTTTAATAAAATGGAAAGGTTTTTTGTTTCCTTACCCAACTTATGGAGGTGTTATGGTTATAGATAGTGGAGAGCACGATTTTAACGATTACATTGAGCGTATTTTAATTGGGAAAGGAACTTATATTAGTGCCGAGGAGATGAAAAATCATCCTTACTTAATTGGCCAAAATACCTTAGCCGAAAAGGTATCACGTTTACAAGCTGAATCTTTAAAATTCTTAGGTGGTTTTAGCGATCCGTTACCATGGAATATGGAAACAGCTGTTAAGATTCCGAATTTAGCCGATGATCAAAACAAACAACCCTTTGTAACCGATTTTGATTTCTCTGATACTAATACAAATGCTTACAATGGCCTTTACCATTGGTTTGGTTTAGAGCCTGTAGGTACCGAGCGTACCAGTTTATCTTATAGCGTTTTTGTGCCTGCAGATGGTAGTAATGCTTTTTATTATTACGATCATGCTTCTAAAAAGGAAGGTTATGCAGGAGTTTCTGCTATGCCTTTAAAGGTTATTGAGTCGCGTAAGGAATTCGATTGGTCGGTAAATAAACCTGTTGAGTTTCGTCCGTATATCAAAGATATCGCAGGGCGCCGTAGAATGTTTTTTTTAGGTACTATATCGGCAATTCGCGAAGATTCTAATAATTTCGATGGATCTGCAACTCCAGATTTGGCATTAGTAGATAGTGAATATCGCGATGTTGTTTGGATTGATGTAAAACACCCGAGTCAATGGGATAAAACAGTTTACGATCAGCTAAACGAAGCTTGGAGATCTAGTGAAGGTATTGGCAAGTATTTTCTAGAAGAAACTAAGCAAATTGATGCGGTACAACAACCAACAGATTCTATAAAACCAGTTTCTACAGACGAGTTACTAAAACAACTTCAGGAAGAGAAAAAGGTATTAGAAATTGAAAAATTGAAGAAAGAAATAGATTCGCTAAAAGCGGCTTCTAAATAGAACTTTAAAAACCTTTCAGATTACTTATTCTGAAAGGTTTTTTTTTGATTAAAACTGTAACATTTTATTCTAAATATCTACCTATATATTAAAGATATATTATGGGAGGATACATGGGTTTAGGCTTACAGCAGTGGATTTATTCTAGAGATCCGCAAAAAAAGATGTTCAAAAAACAACCTTTGAAATCTTTTACCGCGTTACCCAAATATTCACGAACATTTAAGTTACAATCTAGTAGAAAAGAGAACAAAAAGCTAAACGGATTTATAACAGTTCTTTTTGGTTTTAGCGCTTTACTACTGTCTGTTTTTTCAATTAATCACCTTGTAGATTATTCAGATAAACATGATCAAGATATCATCAACACCAAAAAGAAAAAAGATTTAGAAACCTTTTCATTTCTTGTAAACTCTGGAGAAAATCGTTTAATAAATAACCACCCTTTTGGGGCGTATTCTGAATTTAAATTGGCTTATAAAGTAAATCCAAAAAGCGAAAGGTTAAATCAATTATTAATAGAAACATTAAGCATCCTTTGTGTTGATAATAATGAGTTTTGCAAAGAATTAGACCATACTTTGGAAGTTCAATAAAGGTTGAAATTGTCGTTTAAAAAGAGTTTTTTAGGTAATAACTGACACATTTACTGATTATTTAATTTTTAATCGTAAATATTTATCAAATCTTAAGAAACTCATCGTTTACTTCTATTAAAGGGCTGCAAGCCATTTCTTCTAATAATAATTTTACAATTTACCAGTTTTTTAATATTCATGTCTACATTTTGACTTTTGGCTTGATTTTGGTGGATACTTGCCTAGAAAGTTTAAACTAAAATATTTGCTGCGTAAGAATTATGCAAAGAATATTTTTAAAAAATTAAGTATTATAGTATGAGTCAAGTAAAAGAGAATAACACGGTAAAAGTAAATTACACAGGTAAATTAACAGACGGACAAGTTTTTGATAGTTCAGTAGGGAAAGAGCCAGTAGAATTTACTTTAGGACAAGGACAACTAATTCCTGGTTTTGAGAAAGGGTTAATCGATATGAAAGTGAATGAGAAAAAAACCATTACAATTGCTAAAGAAGAAGCATATGGGGAAATTAATGCAAATCTAATTCAAGAGGTTCAAAAATCAGAACTTCCTCAAGAAATGGCTCCAGAAGTAGGTATGGGCTTAGTGTCTAAATCTCCAGATGGGCAAGAATTTAATTTAGTTGTTGTAGAAGTTAAAGAGGAATCTATTGTTGTAGATGGAAATCATCCTTTAGCTGGTAAAGATCTTGTTTTTGATCTTGAAGTTTTAGAGATTAAATAAATACAACACATTTATTTTATAAAAACCCGACCTCATTTGCTTAATGTTTTTAAGTAAATAAGGTCGGGTTTTATTTTTGTTGAAAACAATAATTTGGGCGTTACCCGAAAAGGGTCGGGCTTTACGTTACAAATCCTCGCAAGCCCAATTCCATTGGTCTTACTGTGGGTTTTTCACTGCAATCCCTAACGCAGGTATTTGTTATGCTAAGTATTTATTATACATCATTTCTGTACTGCTATTGTTTATTCCTATAACACAAAAAAGTAGAGCTTACGCTATTTAAGTTTTACTTGGCAACATTAAAAGTAAAGGTGCTGCCTTTATCTATTTCTGATTCGAGTTTAATGGTTCCTCCCAATTTTTTAACTAAGTTTTTTACTGTAAACAAACCAATACCAGTACCTTTATTACCTTTAACATCTACTTGGTTATTATTGTTAAAAAGTTTAAAAACTTGGTCTTGTTGCTCCTTTTCAATACCATTTCCATTATCTGTAACCGTAAATATGTAGTCGGTTTTATTTTCAGAAAATTTTAAAATAACTTCTGGTTTGTGCTTGTTATTGTATTTAAAGGCATTATCAACTAAATTTATTAGTATTTGTGTTACTGCCGCTTTTATTATAAAAATATTATCGGTGTATGTGCCAACTTTAAATTGGTCGTGACTTAATGAATGGATCCGTTGTATGTCTTCAAAAACAGAATTTAGCTGCACATATTCTTTATCAGCATTTAACAATTCACTAGCCTTATAATGAATTAGAATACCATCGATGTAATTTTTTAAAGACTCTGCGGACTCTTCAATAAAACTAATATATTCTATAGATTCACTTGAAAATACATTGGCTTCATCTTCTTTTAAAAAAGTAGTTAAAGACATAATATTAGCCAAAGGCGATTTTAGGTCATGAGACACGTGGCTGGCAAATTTGCCAAGTTCATTATTTCTATCCGTTAATTCTTGTTTAGATTCAGCGAGTAATCTATTATTTAATCTTAAATCGAATAAATTTAGAACTTGCTTCGCAATAGTAATTAATGCTTTTTTTTGTGTTTCTGTTAGTTTCCTAGGCACATGGTCGTATATGCATAAGGTACCTAACGCAAGGCCTTCTTTTGTAATTAAAGGTACACCGGCATAAAAAATAGCATTTACGCCAGCGACGAGCGGGTTGTCTTTAAACCTTATATCTTTTCTAGCATCTTCAACAATAAAAATATCATCTTGCAATATGGCATGCCCACAAAATGAAATATTTCGAGGAGATTCTTGGATGTCGATACCATGATGTGATTTTAAAAAATTACGATCAGAATCTAGCAATGTAATTAACGATATAGGGACTTCACAAATGGTAGCCACTAAACTCGTTATGTTATCGAAGTCACTTTCAGGGAGTGTATCTAGTAATTTGTATTTATTAAGTTGCGCAAGGCGTTCTCTTTCATTTTTAGGGAAATCGGGTGCTATCATTTTAGGGAATCTTTAGGAGCTTAAAGTTTTTCTAAGCACGAAAATACTCAGAATTTAGTATTATTAATGCTAAAAAATTAATAAAACAGTTAAATCAATCAATAGAATAGCTATTTTATTATTAAATACTTGATATCGCTCAATTGTTTAATCTAAAAAACAGAAGCTAAAATCCTTCAAAAACGCCTAAGCCAAAAAGGGCGAAATCGTATTTTACGGGGTCGTTTTTATCTAGTTTCCTTAAGTTGGTATCTAATTCCAAAAGTGCTTTTGCATCGTTTTGTTTTCTATCTAATAGGCCAAGTTTACGAGCAACGTTTCCAGAATGTACATCCAACGGACAAGATAATAGGGCAGGCGATAGGCTTTCCCAAATGCCGAAATCGACACCAGTGTTATCCTTTCTTACCATCCAGCGTAAAAACATATTAATGCGTTTGGCAGCAGATTTTCTTAACGGATCACTTACATGTTTTTCAGTTCGTTTTAAATGATCTATTTCAAAAAAAGTACGTTTAAATTGAGAGATAGAAGTTTGTAAAAAAGCACTGTCGGCATGTTTTTC
The window above is part of the Algibacter sp. L3A6 genome. Proteins encoded here:
- a CDS encoding four helix bundle protein, with product MEIFHLTKSFPNSEQYVLISQIVRSSRSVCSNIAEGYRKRQYENILKVNYPMRIVKIPKHNYGSILH
- a CDS encoding AAA family ATPase, producing the protein MEHNSTFPIKLTELDMLRDEASSYLKSVQWEQGSRAKNKDKDAKDESILLYLSRANSGSSVEITSVSKTILALKKRLLPDSVALPIHLNQTLYAVQEGITLGIWIKDSYYDASGLSSLNENKSALDSNGKREFESKMHTATAFMLFSTAYKILNDLKPFASDDLSVMKQKFAGIPEVSLLSPLKGFACSLFYFDKYLGHPEIVKSDKDVIDFTVVYFDALIGEIQLRKSSLEYTETIEDRTYKLEKSEFAISGWNNVFSGTAKSIEFNKIKFEQIVGNRDAKHFARRLTERMLSYDFTAKKNPFQELGGFMPVFMGYGIPGTGKSMLIAAIATRLKEHCDNLEIPFLFHPMPDTLISTFQGGSAEKMVEWMKPMQDPAKLIFAPIDDAENNLQERTAQGVSAGVKEVIGVFLRYTEGAYAVNYGNSSIGLFTNLPEMLDKAVISRVQGRFKIDGARTEHDFLDQDYIWWNKLNQSLPDFVNMENPESYKYLSDQGLSKNMGEILNTSSKPSEARVHAICDKVEAKFKSNEHLFYANLYQEMQKAFPFFSSRDVRNIQSAISLRLTDFDLEESWFENPETYFKQDYNTKFNMLQEVMKGNMKGLDFSEIRRQEVVRYLDNVATIADTDFKRKVDARVNQINIETAARKTFENGI
- a CDS encoding NUDIX domain-containing protein, whose protein sequence is MASKRLKNIKSTLLSDNYYILKKLSFDYLMTNGTWVNQMREVYDRGDGAGILLYNTEKQTVILTKQFRMPTYQNDNKDGFLVEITAGMLDKDNPEDCIIRETEEEVGYRINKVTKVYEAYTSPGVMTEKMHFFIAEYTDDMKVSEGGGVETETEDIEVLELPIKEAIEMLNNGEIQDMRTIVLLQYAIINGLGKR
- a CDS encoding lipocalin family protein — its product is MKTNTLLFTALISILTFSSCNDDEDSSTDPDFSNLIVGIWEIDKQLLNDNNLGFEDECQDIETTEFKMDGTFYITELDPVGEDCVEANPSLGNWTIQNSTITMNYSQVGDLTVDETYIFEILELSDSNLKIKTDSVDIDGDGEADDFELQYVK
- a CDS encoding DUF6638 family protein gives rise to the protein MQKLLEANLYRSELISVSGKLVERYNKCLVKLGFSETKLKSFQIDGIGWSPQVAEEKGEINYLNNGEANPHGIIISPLQKGKPVYLPFHTFDRELMKFVFKIHGDKIKDITRDCAICLDFDQGIDAFYEPLDVLKYKTINIHFHLINDLLNVQKQQCELVETFNRDQNFIDENIQAALLQSAKKHGDLRERDLDLHELQYTTSSFYTRAFGGVYVLRDFITPIVVFEDETWHKEAIKDTNYDVLIFHISQPELMVKLRDHVIIECDLEEVVKDKRYERVKKYEMASYLKDTQHPIKDILNDPILYKSYLNKLDIKARKKVMSVERYLEKLETSNQYKISDIVDSKMYEALHQPHSSLSAKHQDLIWMLLVNISPRDVLFMYWFDKEAFYSSFETWDESLKDWAIETISNNI
- a CDS encoding peptidylprolyl isomerase, whose protein sequence is MSQVKENNTVKVNYTGKLTDGQVFDSSVGKEPVEFTLGQGQLIPGFEKGLIDMKVNEKKTITIAKEEAYGEINANLIQEVQKSELPQEMAPEVGMGLVSKSPDGQEFNLVVVEVKEESIVVDGNHPLAGKDLVFDLEVLEIK
- a CDS encoding sensor histidine kinase, with protein sequence MIAPDFPKNERERLAQLNKYKLLDTLPESDFDNITSLVATICEVPISLITLLDSDRNFLKSHHGIDIQESPRNISFCGHAILQDDIFIVEDARKDIRFKDNPLVAGVNAIFYAGVPLITKEGLALGTLCIYDHVPRKLTETQKKALITIAKQVLNLFDLRLNNRLLAESKQELTDRNNELGKFASHVSHDLKSPLANIMSLTTFLKEDEANVFSSESIEYISFIEESAESLKNYIDGILIHYKASELLNADKEYVQLNSVFEDIQRIHSLSHDQFKVGTYTDNIFIIKAAVTQILINLVDNAFKYNNKHKPEVILKFSENKTDYIFTVTDNGNGIEKEQQDQVFKLFNNNNQVDVKGNKGTGIGLFTVKNLVKKLGGTIKLESEIDKGSTFTFNVAK
- a CDS encoding TIGR02757 family protein, with product MKEQSKKLTKQELKEFLDAKVYEFNSPEFIDSDPIQIPHQFSKKEDIEIAGFLAATIAWGNRKSIINNANKLMALLDHSPYDFVLNHTEDDLEKLLPFVHRTFNGDDCVQFIKSLQHIYKNHNGLEAVFEKHADSAFLQTSISQFKRTFFEIDHLKRTEKHVSDPLRKSAAKRINMFLRWMVRKDNTGVDFGIWESLSPALLSCPLDVHSGNVARKLGLLDRKQNDAKALLELDTNLRKLDKNDPVKYDFALFGLGVFEGF